In the Brienomyrus brachyistius isolate T26 chromosome 20, BBRACH_0.4, whole genome shotgun sequence genome, one interval contains:
- the ndufb8 gene encoding NADH dehydrogenase [ubiquinone] 1 beta subcomplex subunit 8, mitochondrial, which produces MALQGVRCWTRTMLKRGGHGASALLAGARAASGVSKGMLPGPYPKTPEERAAAAKKYNMRVEDYEPYPDDGMGYGDYPKLPDRSQQERDPWYSWDHPDLRRNWGEPMHWDFDMFIRNRVDTSPSPVDWNTMCKQLFGFIGFMLFMFYVGQKFPAYQPVTPKQYPYNNLYLEKGGDPEKQPEEVKHYEI; this is translated from the exons ATGGCACTCCAAGGTGTCCGGTGTTGGACGCGGACTATGTTAAAGAGAGGAGGACATGGTGCTTCGGCATTGTTAGCTGGAGCTAGGGCAG CCTCTGGAGTTTCAAAGGGTATGCTACCAGGCCCTTACCCGAAGACCCCAGAGGAGAGAGCAGCTGCCGCCAAGAAGTACAATATGAGAGTGGAAGACTACGAACCATATCCTGATGACGGCATGGG GTATGGCGATTACCCTAAACTACCTGATAGATCTCAACAGGAACGAGACCCCTGGTATTCCTGGGACCATCCAGACCTCAGGCGGAACTGGGGAGAGCCG ATGCACTGGGATTTTGATATGTTTATCAGGAACCGCGTGGACACATCCCCCAGCCCCGTTGACTGGAACACCATGTGCAAACAGCTGTTTGGCTTCATTGGGTTTATGCTCTTCATGTTTTACGTTGGCCAGAAATTCCCAGCTTACCAGCCAGTG ACCCCAAAGCAGTATCCTTACAACAACCTGTATTTGGAAAAAGGAGGAGACCCCGAGAAGCAGCCAGAAGAAGTGAAGCATTATGAAATCTGA